Below is a genomic region from Zea mays cultivar B73 chromosome 9, Zm-B73-REFERENCE-NAM-5.0, whole genome shotgun sequence.
AACCTATTCAAATACAATTAATAAAATAATTTATTTGAAATTATAAATATTTGATATTATAAATATTATTTTTGTATTATATAAAATCTATCAAAGTTAAAATAATTTGACTAAAAGATAGAATGATTTATTGTCGTGGTTTCGAAAACCAGAGACAATAGAATTTGTATTCGATAAGAGATGCTAGTGGAGACTCACTTCTAATGGTGAATCCCTGAGATTCGAGCAGGGGATCCGAGACAAAGAATTATACTGGTCCAAGCTTACACATAGTCCAATGTAGTTCTGATCGTTGTATTGCTTGAGGACTATGTTACAGCTAGTGCATGCGTTAGGAGGGGGGTCTtctcttttatagctcaagggtaaGGCCATATAGAGAGACTTGTTTCCTACAAACATGAGCGGTAAGGATGTGATCTGCTGCCCAGTTGACACGTAGTGCCCCTGACGTCCTTGTAGGGTCGTGCTTAGCCGTACTCCGGTATAGCGTATCGCTTCGCCTGTCCGGTGTATGGGTCCCTTTAGGCTGTAGCGAGTCTAATGCTGATGTCCTCGTCGTGGTGTATGATAGGACTGGACGAAATACTCGTGGCTTGTCGGCTCGATTGGTTCGTGGCCAGCTCGATTATGCTACAATGTCAATAAATGCAAACATATTTTAGCAGTGGCTCTTGGTTAACTTTCTCCCATAGGGCTATGCCTCAAACACAAAATATGACTTGTATATATAAGCTCGATCCGATGCCCGCATGCACATAACACGCCAATGACGAATAGGCATGAGAAATCCCCAAAATCGCAAACATGGATGATTAAGTTTAATGCATCACACATAATACATAATAGGCATGAGATCAGACCTTGCCCCACGGCGCCTCTCCCACTTGCTCTCCTTCAGCTTCGATGTCGAGTGTCTTCGCTGGAAGAAACACAAAAAATAACAGAACTCGGATCAAATTGGAACACTGCGCAATCAAACCAAACCAGGAATCGAACCGGCGGGACACACGACTGGGAGAACAGCGCGAAGAAGTGGTTGGCTAGCGTGAACAGCGGCTGGAACTTGGTGCTGGAGGCGGTGCCAGCAGGGTACGAAGCGAGCTCCTCTAAATGGGGGCTGCTCTGACCTGAGAAAGCCTGTTGTCTGAAAAAACATAGTGGATGTCTGTTTCTTCGAGAAAGGCATAACGAGACGATTCACATTCAAAGCCACAATTtgtaataccacaacaacttggtATTTTTGATCTGATTTACACGGGTGATTTTATTGCTATGGCGGTAACTTTGCATATTTGATTTGATTTACACAGGTGGGTACTGCTTGCTTcgtcgttcttttttatttgtcaaaTTTTTGAAATGAACTATCAAATGACAAATATTTGAGAACGGAAGCAAGTACTccgtaataaataaataaataaataaaaagaagcGCCACCGCTTGCGCTTTGCTTGTTGCAGCAACAAGAAGCAGACAGATGCAGCAGCAAAAACTAAAAAGGGAGTGGTTGGTTGGTGCGTGCAAGCTACGTTACGCTAACCCAATTCAATTCATGCTGCGCAGCTGCAGCTGAGCACCATGTTTCGTGGCGGATCTGGGGCTGGGGCCGGAGCCGGAGCGGCGCCGCTtgtcggtggtggtggtggtcggCGGCGGACAGGGGCGGAAGAGGCGCTCCAGCTCGTCGAGGCGGATGCTGATAACAGGGACGGGGcccgcctcagcaagctgctgatcCGCCGCTTGGAAGAGGCGCTTCCTGCAcatgggcggcggcggcggcggcttccggggcgcgggcgggcacgtggTGGGCTCCCTCAGGTAGCAGATCCCGCTGCCCGTCGGCGTCCTGCAGCAGTAGTCGTCGCCGGCGAACACGAGCGGCTGCGTGGCGCAGGACGGCGAGAAGGCCGGCGCTTCCGCGGGCCTGTACAACTCCGGGGACGCCGACATGCTGTAATCCTAATCCTGATCCTGGTGGGTTCAAATTCAATCGATCGACAGTAGTGGCTGTGTATAGGGCAGGTGAGGCTAGAGGGGGAGAGCTGAGCAGAAGAGCGAGGTGCTGATGGTGGTATGTATACCAACCAAGCACTAAGGAGGTAGGCGTGGACCGTGGGGTGGGGGAGAAGACGAGGACGAAGACGAAGACCAAGACGCGTGCCGCGTGCGATGGaaggaagggaagggaagggaagggaaggcTCGCTGCGCTGATTTTAATATAGCTAGCGCTTTGGACCCCAACTCCTGCTGTCGGAAGGAACCACCATTACCGAAAGgtactttccttcttcttcttcttctttttttcttgGAAAAGAGCAATAATTGACGCCGCCGACAAAATTAGGGGCAGCTGATCGAATTCTCCTCCTCCTTCCACCACTCCACTCTGCATCTCCTGGTCCCGGTTCCCGGAAGGGTCAGCCAGCGACGGAACGAAGCCTCCTATGGACAGAGACGTGTGTGACGCGTTCGGCGGCACACCCGACTCTCTGACTTTTCATCGCATCCGCGTCGGTCCTTCTTATCCTCACATCCTTTTACGTCTGTGGTCTCCAATTTCAGACGTAACAGTTAGATTCCAATGCAGATGTATAAATAGATATACCATCTGGTTGGCCTTGACTGATATCGTTGCACTCTATGCTCTCGTGAAGACCTATTAATGATAGAGAAACAC
It encodes:
- the LOC100276624 gene encoding uncharacterized protein LOC100276624 — its product is MSASPELYRPAEAPAFSPSCATQPLVFAGDDYCCRTPTGSGICYLREPTTCPPAPRKPPPPPPMCRKRLFQAADQQLAEAGPVPVISIRLDELERLFRPCPPPTTTTTDKRRRSGSGPSPRSATKHGAQLQLRSMN